ACTCCGGCCGAGGCCACGGCATGATCGCGGTCGGTGGCGAGCCGTGCACCTTCCTGGCGATCGTGCTCAAGGACCGCGACGACGAGAGCTTGTAGGAGGCGCGCCATGAGGGAGATCAACCTCCGCTACGTCGACGAGACCTACGACGCCAACGGGATCATCGCAAGCTTTGGGCTGCACTACCCGGACAACTACAACTTCGGCTACGACGTGGTCGATGACATCGCCGTCAACGATCCGGACCGACGCGCGATGGTCTGGTGCAATCCAGAGGGCGAGGAGCACATCTTCACCTTCGCCGAGATGAAGCACTGGTCCGACAAGACGGCGAACTACCTGAGCAGCCTCGGCATCGGCCGAGGCGACATGGTGATGGTCATTCTGCGCCGCCACTACCAGTTCTGGTTCGTGGCTACGGCTCTGCACAAGCTGGGCGCGATACTCGCGCCGGCGACGTTCATGCTCAAGGAGCACGATCTCGAGTACCGGCTCAACAGCGCATCGGTCAAGGCACTCATCTGCACGTCGGTCGGCGAGATCGCCCAGACGGTGGACAACGTCGAGGCTCAGTGCCCATCGCTCACGACCAAGATCGTCCTCAACGGAGCCGGCGGCGGCACGATGGTGGGTGCCGACGACCCGACGATCGGCTCGGCGCTCAGTGGCCCCGAGGGCATCTGCGCGGCGCGCATCGAGCGCGAGGGTTGGCTCGACTTCAACGAGGGGGTCTCGGCGGCCTCAGAGGACTTCGAGCGAGTTGCGACCGCCGCGCACGATCCGTTCCTGCTCTACTTCTCGTCGGGCACGACCGGCAACCCCAAGATGGTCTTGCACGACAGCGCGTACTCCCTTGCGCACATCCCGACGGCCAAGCACTGGCACAACGTGGAGACTAGCCCGACCGCCAGTCACTTCACGATCGCCGACACCGGCTGGGGCAAGGCAGTCTGGGGCAAGCTCTACGGCCAGTGGCTGATGGAGGCGTGCGTCTTCACCTACGACTTCGACCGCTTCTCGGGGGCCGAGATCCTCTCGCTCGTCGAGAAGTACGGCATCACGACGCTGTGTTGTCCGCCCACGATGTACCGGCTGATGATGGCCGAAGGATTGGGCGGCTTCGACCTGTCGAGCCTGCACTACTGCACCACTGCCGGCGAGGCGCTCAACCCGGATCTCTTCGAGGGCTGGCGCGACCACACCGGACTGCCGTTGGTCGAAGGCTTCGGTCAGACCGAGACGCCGCTGCTCATCTGCAACGTCGTCGGGATGACACCCAAGCCTGGGTCGATGGGCAAGCCCTCGCCGGAGTACACCGTCGAGATCCAGAACGAGGACGGCTCGAGGTCGGCTCCTGGCCAGACCGGCGAGGTCGTCGTGAAGGCCGACCCGAGGCCCGATGGCGTGATGATGTGTTACTACCGCGACGAGGCCAAGACTGCCGAGGCGATGCACGACGGCTGGTACCACACCGGTGACACCGCGTGGTACGACGAGGACGGCTTCTTCTGGTACGTGGGCCGCAACGACGACCTGATCAAGAGCTCCGGCTACCGTATCGGCCCGTTCGAGGTCGAGAGCGTCTTGCTCGAACACGACGCCGTGCGCGAGTGCGCGGTCACCGGCGTGCCCGATCCGGTGCGCGGACACGCCGTCAAGGCGACCATCGTGCTGGCCGACGGCTACTCGGCAAGCGACCAGCTCACCCACGAGCTGCAGACGTGGGTCAAGAAGCGTACGGCGCCGTACAAGTACCCGCGCATTATCGACTTCGTCGATGCGCTGCCCAAGACGGTCAACGGCAAGATTCGCCGTTCGGCTATTCGCGACAACGACGCGGGCAACCGCGAGGAGTAGGCCTTGGGCGCGGTGCGGATTACTGCCCGATGCCGTGCTTGGCGCAGAACTCGTCGACGACCTGATCCAGGGTAGGCGCCGACGTGTCGGTCACTGCGTACGTCACGCGCACCGAGGGGTGCCGGATGTCGATCAGCCGGCCCAGGTCGATGGGCGTGCCGATCGCGACCACGTCGCATGGGGTCGCGTTGATCGTCGCCTGCAAGTCAGCAAGCTGCTCCGCCGAGTACCCCATAGCTGGCAGCACGTGCTCCATGTGCGGGTACTTGGCGTAGGTATCGGCAAGCGAGCCGACCGCGAACGGCCTCGCGTCGACCAGCTCGGTTGCCCCTGCCGCTCGGGCTGCCAGTGCGGCGGCACCGTAGAGCATGCCGCCATGCGTGACCGTCGGGCCGTCCTCGACCGCGAGCACACGCTTGCCCACCAGCGCGGCGGGATCTGCCGCCGTGATCGTGCTCGCCGTCATCACCAGCTTCGCGTTGGGATTGTAGGTCGCCGCCGCGGCGACAAGGTCGTCGATCGCGTTCTGCTCGGCGGTGTTGACCTTGTTGATGACCAGCACGTCGGCACGCAGGAAGTTGACCTCGCCCGGATAGTACGCTCGCTCGTGGCCGGGCCGGTGCGGGTCGAGCGCGACAATCTCGAGGTCAGAGGCGTAGAACGGCCAGTCGTTGTTGCCGCCGTCCCACACGATGACGTCGGCCTCCTTCTCGGCTTCGCGAAGGATCGCAGTGTAGTCGACGCCAGCGAACACGACGGCGCCCACCTCCACGAGGTGCTCGTACTCCTCGCGCTCCTCCACCGTTACGCCGAGCCGATCGAGGTCGGCCACGCTGGCGTAGCGCTCGACTCGCATCGCGTTCAGGTCGCGATACGGCATGGGGTGGCGGATGTCGACGCCCTTAAGTCCCTTGTCGCGCAGCCTCTCGAACACCCGCCGAGAGATTCCCGACTTGCCTACGCCCGTGCGAACGGCGCACACGCTGATGACGGGCTTGGTCGAGCGCACCATCGTCGCGGTCGGGCCGAGTAGCTTGAAGTCAGCGCCCAGCGAGAGCACCAGCGACGCCTAGTGCATCAGATCGACGTGCGCGACGTCGCTGTAGGCGAACAGCACCTCGTCGATTCCCTTGTCGCGGATGAGACTCGGCAACTCGGACTCGGGGACGATCGGAATGCCGTCGGGGTAGCGTTCGCCGGCCAGCTGCCGCGGGAAGACCCGGCTGTCGATGCCCGGGATCTGGGTGGCGGTGAATGCAACGACTTCGACAGTGAGGTCGTCGCGCAGCGCGACGAGAAAGTCGTGGAAGTCTCGGCCGGCCGCGCCCATGACGACGACCTTGCGGATAGGCGCGGAGTGCATGCTGACGTCAGACATTGCTGCCCCAATCCTTCGAGTTTCTCCGTGGCACCTCGGCCACAATGCATAGGATTCCCAAAGAAGCGGATAGAGACGCGGGTGACGGGCTGAATGAGTAGGCGCTCGCGCAGCTGGTGACGGCGGTCACGGGCAAGGCTCCGCTCGACCCAGGACCGCCTCACGTATGCGACTACCGCCACCGATACCGAGAATGGAGGTAGTCGCACATGAATCGCATCGC
This portion of the Coriobacteriia bacterium genome encodes:
- a CDS encoding AMP-binding protein; the encoded protein is MREINLRYVDETYDANGIIASFGLHYPDNYNFGYDVVDDIAVNDPDRRAMVWCNPEGEEHIFTFAEMKHWSDKTANYLSSLGIGRGDMVMVILRRHYQFWFVATALHKLGAILAPATFMLKEHDLEYRLNSASVKALICTSVGEIAQTVDNVEAQCPSLTTKIVLNGAGGGTMVGADDPTIGSALSGPEGICAARIEREGWLDFNEGVSAASEDFERVATAAHDPFLLYFSSGTTGNPKMVLHDSAYSLAHIPTAKHWHNVETSPTASHFTIADTGWGKAVWGKLYGQWLMEACVFTYDFDRFSGAEILSLVEKYGITTLCCPPTMYRLMMAEGLGGFDLSSLHYCTTAGEALNPDLFEGWRDHTGLPLVEGFGQTETPLLICNVVGMTPKPGSMGKPSPEYTVEIQNEDGSRSAPGQTGEVVVKADPRPDGVMMCYYRDEAKTAEAMHDGWYHTGDTAWYDEDGFFWYVGRNDDLIKSSGYRIGPFEVESVLLEHDAVRECAVTGVPDPVRGHAVKATIVLADGYSASDQLTHELQTWVKKRTAPYKYPRIIDFVDALPKTVNGKIRRSAIRDNDAGNREE